ACACCCGAGAAATCATCGGTTGTTATATCGGCGACCGCTCTAGAGAATCGGCGATTGCCTTATGGCGGCGTTGCATAATATAAAATGATGTGGAGTCAAGGGAGTCCATTATGAATTGTCCTCATTGTGCCAGCACCAACGTTGTCAAGAATGGGCATCGCAACGGCAAACAAAGCTACCTGTGCCGAGACTGCCGCCGCCAGTTCC
This genomic interval from Leptolyngbya sp. CCY15150 contains the following:
- a CDS encoding IS1 family transposase, with protein sequence MNCPHCASTNVVKNGHRNGKQSYLCRDCRRQF